The Pelosinus sp. IPA-1 genome contains a region encoding:
- a CDS encoding acyl-CoA dehydratase activase yields MFRLGVDIGYSTFKYIILDDKEREIGSEYVFHRGNVETAFSNMLQKIENEYKIKEFYFGITGDQAERMPKLGKYVLNEVTALIEGAFASDNSLQSIMDLGAQKAKFITNLSAQNRTHIKFSMNSSCSAGTGSFLEEQVSRLGISLYEYSDYTEKATTVPRIAGRCSVFSKTDMIHHQQEGVKTEDILLGLAYALVRNFKANVVQKNAVIPPVMLTGGVVHNKGVITALKEVFQLEDKDILIPKHFDKISTLGAALLAAEKQHVVTFEDLRNATVFSLKRNMQNGAYPALYPFGQNESINKHDCKNTVNLSEGYLGIDIGSTSTNLVLIDDEKNVIAHRYLRTRGNPREVVREGINSLQEQFGQHLKIKGMGTTGSGRYLIGNELGATLIIDEITAQAKGAVEADPEVDTVFEIGGQDSKYISIQNGMVVDFEMNKICAAGTGSFIEEQAKKLDIPIEEFSQLALKSENPLNLGDRCTVFIEGNIAKALASHESKEDITAGLAYSIVSNYLNRVVGNRTIGNKVFLQGGIAYNQAVINAFRAVLKRDIVVPRFFSVTGALGTALLVREKLAQGVMDKEASHSIPRNVGQEMEKLFLKGYTGNIDSAKLTIGIPRVLFLHKLFPMFHEVFKTLGFNVILSKATDEEIVALSQEYSLDETCYPIKLINGHVASLLNQGVDYIFLPSLYTMKHDVSKTREDYACVYMQTTSKIVSHVMDLEKKGVKLLSPALSFKFGKAYMLKTLLGMGKELGKNKAQMAFAVMKGMTRLQEYSRDVEVLSQELVQSLQDEEKAFVIMTRTYNVADPILNMKIPQKLREMGYKVLTLANIPAFDYDVSEDHPNMYWPFGQHILAGAKIVRDMPNLYPIYITNHGCGPDTVLSHYFNAEMQGKPYLHIEVDEHSSSVGVITRLEAFVNSLDNYDAKTAAAEVLEHIPKSTKEIMERKVLLPNIYPYSQVLCEWFKVKGIAAEILPQTKQASLELGKRFTKSKEYLSMYSLLGDIFYHLENRSEKDVTLWLPQSEGSEVYGQYGKLVSEIIKGAGYQGKVISPFIEDLLENKDYGFDFALGVILADLVMASDKEDRDKVLMKGLELIKTGGLNEPNLIQLSKYVYSQLQKKIYDKQIYVLGEFSIIFNGYLNNFQLEALEKNHRMLYQPLSEILLFIWHDVLNKAPKNRKGFKENLGKMKGLMKGISDILSEYSSFDTDFDELLREADRRLALYAGGAGRYRLAKIFRCPEHVHGILTVSSMYENTATIQKILRNKDKDELKHPVLDLAFDGSSHSNNKELLDTFIHYI; encoded by the coding sequence ATGTTTCGTTTAGGCGTAGATATAGGCTATTCTACATTCAAATATATCATTTTAGATGACAAAGAACGAGAAATAGGTAGTGAATATGTGTTCCATAGAGGGAATGTTGAAACAGCATTTAGTAACATGCTGCAAAAAATAGAAAATGAATATAAAATCAAGGAATTTTACTTTGGTATTACTGGGGACCAAGCAGAGCGGATGCCTAAATTGGGAAAATATGTTCTCAATGAAGTGACTGCTTTGATCGAGGGGGCTTTTGCTAGCGATAATTCCTTGCAGTCCATCATGGATCTCGGGGCACAAAAAGCAAAGTTTATTACGAATCTTTCAGCACAAAACAGAACCCACATCAAATTTTCTATGAATTCAAGTTGCTCGGCTGGAACAGGTTCTTTCTTGGAAGAACAGGTTTCCCGGTTGGGGATCAGTTTGTACGAGTACTCGGATTACACTGAAAAAGCGACAACAGTGCCTCGAATTGCCGGTCGATGCAGCGTATTTTCAAAAACAGATATGATCCACCACCAGCAGGAGGGTGTGAAAACAGAAGACATATTATTGGGACTGGCTTATGCTCTGGTACGAAACTTTAAAGCTAATGTGGTACAAAAGAATGCAGTTATACCACCTGTCATGCTAACTGGCGGCGTGGTTCATAATAAAGGGGTTATAACAGCCTTAAAAGAGGTATTTCAGTTAGAGGACAAAGATATCTTGATACCGAAGCATTTTGATAAGATTAGTACGTTAGGTGCAGCTCTCCTGGCTGCTGAAAAACAACATGTAGTGACCTTCGAAGACCTTAGGAATGCAACTGTTTTTTCACTTAAACGTAATATGCAAAATGGTGCTTATCCTGCCTTATACCCATTTGGTCAAAATGAAAGTATCAATAAACATGATTGCAAAAATACTGTTAACCTTAGTGAGGGTTATTTGGGAATTGATATCGGTTCTACTAGCACGAATCTGGTATTGATCGATGACGAAAAAAATGTCATTGCACACAGATATTTACGAACAAGAGGGAATCCCAGAGAGGTTGTCAGGGAGGGAATTAATTCTTTGCAGGAACAGTTCGGACAGCACCTCAAAATAAAAGGGATGGGAACCACGGGATCGGGCCGCTACCTCATCGGCAATGAGCTGGGGGCAACCCTTATTATCGATGAAATTACCGCACAAGCAAAAGGCGCGGTAGAAGCTGATCCTGAGGTCGATACGGTTTTTGAAATCGGCGGACAGGATTCAAAATATATTAGCATACAAAATGGTATGGTTGTGGATTTTGAGATGAACAAAATATGCGCCGCTGGTACTGGATCTTTTATTGAAGAACAAGCAAAAAAACTCGATATACCTATTGAGGAATTTTCCCAGTTGGCGCTAAAGAGTGAAAACCCATTGAATTTAGGAGATCGATGCACAGTATTTATTGAAGGAAACATTGCCAAAGCGTTGGCGAGTCATGAAAGTAAGGAAGATATCACAGCCGGCCTGGCCTACTCGATTGTAAGCAACTATCTAAATCGTGTAGTGGGCAATCGGACTATTGGCAACAAAGTTTTTTTGCAGGGAGGGATCGCTTATAACCAAGCGGTTATTAACGCATTTCGTGCTGTTCTAAAACGTGATATCGTTGTCCCACGCTTTTTTAGCGTGACAGGTGCCTTAGGAACTGCACTCTTGGTTCGGGAAAAACTGGCGCAGGGTGTCATGGACAAAGAAGCCAGTCACTCGATCCCGCGCAATGTTGGACAGGAAATGGAAAAATTATTTTTAAAGGGGTATACCGGTAACATTGATAGTGCAAAACTGACAATCGGTATTCCCAGAGTATTATTTCTGCATAAATTGTTTCCCATGTTTCATGAAGTCTTTAAAACACTGGGCTTTAATGTAATTTTATCGAAAGCAACGGATGAAGAAATTGTGGCCCTTAGCCAAGAGTATTCTCTAGATGAAACCTGCTATCCTATTAAGTTGATCAATGGTCATGTAGCTTCCTTATTAAATCAAGGTGTAGATTATATTTTTCTGCCAAGCTTATATACTATGAAACATGATGTTTCAAAAACTCGGGAGGATTATGCCTGCGTATACATGCAGACCACATCGAAAATTGTTTCCCATGTGATGGATTTAGAGAAGAAGGGCGTAAAATTACTATCTCCAGCTCTCTCCTTTAAGTTTGGTAAAGCTTATATGCTGAAGACCTTATTAGGTATGGGTAAGGAATTGGGGAAAAATAAAGCGCAAATGGCCTTTGCCGTTATGAAAGGTATGACTAGGCTGCAAGAATATAGCCGGGATGTGGAAGTCTTGAGCCAGGAACTAGTGCAGAGTCTTCAAGATGAAGAAAAAGCCTTTGTCATCATGACCAGAACCTATAATGTAGCTGATCCTATACTCAATATGAAGATTCCCCAAAAGCTAAGGGAGATGGGGTACAAGGTGTTAACCCTCGCTAACATTCCTGCTTTTGATTATGACGTGTCTGAGGATCATCCCAATATGTATTGGCCCTTCGGACAACATATTTTGGCAGGAGCAAAGATTGTAAGGGACATGCCTAATCTTTATCCCATCTATATTACTAACCATGGCTGCGGACCAGATACTGTACTGAGCCATTATTTCAATGCCGAAATGCAGGGGAAACCTTATTTGCATATTGAAGTGGATGAACACTCATCAAGTGTTGGGGTCATTACTCGATTAGAAGCCTTTGTCAATAGTTTGGATAATTATGATGCAAAAACAGCGGCAGCAGAAGTACTAGAGCATATACCCAAGAGTACCAAGGAAATAATGGAGCGAAAAGTCTTATTGCCGAATATTTATCCCTATAGCCAAGTCTTATGTGAATGGTTCAAAGTTAAGGGAATTGCAGCAGAGATTTTACCTCAAACAAAACAAGCGTCACTAGAATTGGGAAAAAGATTTACTAAGTCCAAAGAGTATTTATCAATGTATTCTTTGTTAGGGGACATTTTCTATCATTTGGAGAATAGGTCGGAAAAGGACGTTACACTGTGGTTGCCTCAAAGTGAAGGCAGTGAGGTTTATGGCCAGTATGGAAAATTAGTTAGCGAGATAATAAAAGGGGCAGGCTATCAGGGAAAAGTAATTTCTCCATTTATCGAGGATTTATTGGAAAATAAGGATTACGGCTTTGATTTCGCCTTAGGAGTGATATTGGCTGATTTAGTAATGGCTTCTGACAAGGAAGACCGGGACAAGGTTTTGATGAAAGGACTGGAGTTAATCAAAACTGGCGGGTTAAATGAACCAAACCTTATTCAGCTCTCTAAGTATGTTTATAGCCAGTTGCAGAAAAAGATATATGATAAACAGATCTATGTGCTTGGAGAATTTAGTATTATATTTAATGGGTATCTAAATAATTTTCAATTAGAAGCTTTGGAAAAAAATCATAGAATGTTGTATCAGCCTTTATCTGAAATACTGCTCTTTATATGGCATGATGTTCTCAATAAGGCACCAAAGAATCGCAAAGGGTTTAAAGAAAATCTGGGAAAAATGAAGGGATTGATGAAGGGGATATCGGATATTTTATCAGAATACAGTTCTTTTGATACGGATTTTGATGAGTTATTGAGGGAGGCTGATAGGAGGTTAGCCCTATATGCAGGAGGGGCTGGACGATACAGACTTGCCAAGATATTTCGCTGCCCAGAGCATGTGCATGGCATTTTAACAGTTAGTTCCATGTATGAAAATACTGCCACAATACAGAAAATCTTGAGAAACAAAGATAAAGATGAGCTAAAACACCCTGTGCTTGACTTGGCCTTTGATGGATCCAGCCATAGCAATAATAAAGAGTTACTTGATACTTTTATACACTATATATAA
- the hcp gene encoding hydroxylamine reductase has protein sequence MENSMFCYQCEQTFGGKGCTKSGVCGKTPEIANLQDLLIYQLKGISCYAKALIDQGKTIDKEFVKFVENGLFTTLTNVNFDAENHVQLIKESQKLKEKIRNQAPEGQYPVAATYNASETKEAMLKDAVQAGIMYDQNLDADIRSLRSTVLYGLKGISAYGHQARFINYNSDQVDNFYFQGLEATTNDNLTLDDMIRMTMRAGNMSVEVMKVLDEANTTTYENPSPHKVNRNIKKGPFIIISGHDLRDLEMLLEQTEGKGINIYTHGEMLPAHGYPALKKYKHLVGNYGTAWQNQQKEFDEIPGCILMTTNCLMRPRETYKDRIFTTNVVGWDGVQNIPVSADGTKDFSEIINKALELGGFKEDQEEKEILVGFGHHETLSHAGAIVNAVKEGKIRHFFLIGGCDGARPGRSYYTEFAKMVPEDCIILTLACGKYRFNDLDFGTVAGLPRLLDIGQCNDAYSAVRIATALADAFDTDVNSLPLSIVLSWYEQKAVADLLALLSLGINGMLLGPSLPAFISPNVLQYLVETFNIKPISTPEDDLKSALKQAN, from the coding sequence ATGGAAAATTCAATGTTCTGTTATCAATGTGAACAAACATTTGGGGGAAAAGGTTGTACGAAAAGTGGTGTTTGTGGGAAAACACCTGAAATCGCAAATTTACAAGATTTATTAATCTATCAGTTAAAAGGAATTTCTTGCTATGCGAAGGCTCTTATCGACCAGGGGAAAACCATTGATAAAGAATTTGTGAAGTTTGTAGAGAATGGTCTCTTTACCACATTAACAAATGTAAATTTCGATGCTGAAAATCATGTACAATTAATAAAAGAATCACAAAAGTTAAAAGAAAAAATAAGAAATCAAGCGCCAGAAGGACAATATCCAGTGGCAGCTACTTATAATGCAAGTGAAACAAAAGAAGCAATGCTAAAAGATGCAGTCCAAGCTGGTATTATGTATGATCAAAACCTCGATGCTGATATTCGATCCTTACGATCAACAGTATTATATGGATTAAAAGGAATCAGTGCTTATGGACATCAAGCAAGGTTTATAAACTATAATAGTGATCAAGTGGACAACTTCTACTTTCAAGGTTTAGAAGCTACTACCAATGATAACTTGACTCTTGACGATATGATACGTATGACAATGAGAGCAGGGAATATGAGTGTAGAAGTTATGAAGGTGCTCGATGAAGCAAATACGACAACATATGAAAATCCTTCGCCTCATAAAGTGAATAGAAACATTAAAAAGGGTCCCTTTATCATTATATCAGGTCATGATTTAAGAGATTTAGAAATGCTACTTGAGCAAACAGAAGGTAAGGGAATTAACATTTATACTCATGGTGAAATGCTGCCAGCGCATGGATATCCAGCACTAAAAAAATATAAACATTTAGTCGGTAATTATGGAACTGCTTGGCAAAATCAGCAGAAAGAATTTGACGAAATACCAGGATGTATTTTAATGACAACCAACTGTTTAATGAGACCAAGAGAAACATATAAGGATAGAATATTTACAACGAATGTTGTTGGCTGGGACGGAGTACAAAATATCCCAGTTAGTGCCGATGGGACAAAAGATTTTAGTGAAATAATAAATAAAGCCTTAGAACTTGGCGGCTTTAAAGAAGATCAGGAAGAAAAAGAAATCCTGGTTGGCTTTGGACATCATGAAACATTATCGCATGCTGGAGCCATAGTGAATGCAGTCAAGGAAGGAAAAATAAGACATTTCTTCTTAATCGGTGGTTGTGATGGGGCTCGACCAGGAAGAAGTTATTACACCGAATTTGCTAAAATGGTCCCCGAGGATTGTATCATTCTTACGTTAGCTTGTGGTAAATACAGATTTAACGATTTAGATTTTGGCACAGTAGCTGGATTACCAAGATTATTAGATATAGGTCAATGTAATGATGCCTATTCAGCAGTTAGAATCGCTACAGCATTAGCCGATGCCTTTGATACGGATGTAAATTCGCTACCACTCTCTATTGTACTTTCTTGGTATGAGCAAAAAGCAGTTGCAGACTTATTAGCACTATTATCACTTGGAATAAACGGAATGTTACTAGGGCCTAGTTTACCAGCTTTTATCTCCCCTAATGTATTACAGTATTTAGTGGAAACATTTAATATAAAACCAATAAGTACACCAGAGGATGATTTGAAAAGTGCATTGAAGCAAGCAAACTAA
- a CDS encoding 4Fe-4S binding protein codes for MNIKMLTWRRCSQFYFLLLMITAGYFLSKALILLPTLGFDAVQYRFPVLEGFLPISATVGLKHWLMNGEFDPIHPAGLTILLLAIFSALLLKRGFCSHICPIGTLSEYLFKARAYFYRQKLRVPAILHYLLMAPKYLLLLFLLIVVLIGMQSDEIAFFIRSPYNTIAEVKMLYFFSSPSLLTLKVLAGLILLSLLIQNFWCRYLCPYGALLSFCSLFSPVAITRNSKQCISCQTCDKVCPSQLSISSATSISSPECTICQNCINNCPRGVLKIHSSFATRPFSTGQYSCFLVGLFLLGILIATISGHWRSVELPGYWIKYAPLANMIFH; via the coding sequence ATGAATATCAAAATGCTGACTTGGCGTAGATGTAGTCAATTTTATTTTTTACTTTTGATGATTACAGCTGGCTATTTTTTATCCAAAGCACTTATTTTATTACCAACACTAGGATTTGATGCTGTGCAGTATCGTTTTCCTGTATTAGAAGGTTTTTTACCGATTTCAGCTACTGTCGGTCTTAAGCATTGGTTAATGAATGGAGAATTTGACCCTATCCATCCAGCTGGTCTAACCATTTTGCTGTTGGCCATTTTCTCTGCTTTATTATTAAAGCGAGGCTTTTGTAGTCATATTTGCCCCATTGGCACACTATCTGAGTACTTATTTAAGGCGAGAGCTTATTTTTATAGACAAAAACTACGAGTACCTGCAATACTTCATTATCTTTTGATGGCACCCAAATATCTGCTGCTACTTTTTTTACTAATTGTCGTACTCATTGGCATGCAATCGGATGAGATCGCTTTCTTTATCCGTTCACCCTACAACACCATTGCTGAAGTTAAAATGCTGTATTTTTTTTCATCCCCTTCCTTGTTAACGCTTAAAGTTCTAGCAGGGCTAATCCTATTATCCCTACTTATCCAGAATTTCTGGTGCCGCTATTTGTGTCCGTATGGTGCTTTATTAAGCTTTTGCTCGCTATTTTCCCCTGTTGCCATTACTAGGAATTCTAAACAATGTATTTCTTGTCAAACCTGCGATAAAGTTTGCCCAAGTCAACTCTCTATTTCTTCTGCAACAAGCATCTCTTCTCCAGAGTGTACAATCTGTCAAAATTGTATTAACAATTGCCCACGTGGTGTGCTAAAGATTCATAGTAGTTTCGCTACTCGTCCGTTCAGTACCGGACAGTATTCATGTTTTCTAGTTGGTCTATTTCTGCTAGGAATACTAATTGCAACGATAAGTGGTCACTGGAGATCTGTAGAATTACCTGGCTACTGGATTAAATATGCCCCTCTAGCAAATATGATTTTTCATTAA